A single window of Cytobacillus dafuensis DNA harbors:
- the dnaB gene encoding replicative DNA helicase: MSELLADRLPPQNLEAEQAVLGAIFLEPSSLTLASEILIPEDFYRAAHQKIFNVMLKLNDEGKAVDLITVTEELGAAKLLEDTGGVSYLSELAGSVPTAANIEYYAKIVEEKSLLRRLIRTATGIAQDGYAREDEVEALLGEAEKSILEVAQRKNAGAFHNIKDVLVRTYDNIEIMHNRKGDITGIPTGFTELDKMTAGFQRNDLIIVGARPSVGKTAFALNIAQNVATKTGENVAIFSLEMGAEQLVMRMLCAEGNIDAQRLRTGSLTDEDWGKLTMAMGSLSNAGIFIDDTPGVRITEIRSKCRRLKQEHGLGMILIDYLQLILGSGRSGENRQQEVSEISRSLKQLARELQIPVIALSQLSRGVEQRQDKRPMMSDIRESGSIEQDADIVAFLYRDDYYDKESENKNIIEIIIAKQRNGPVGTVSLAFAKEYNKFVNLERRFDDSAVPPGA; this comes from the coding sequence ATGAGTGAATTGTTAGCTGATCGCCTTCCACCGCAGAATTTGGAAGCGGAGCAGGCGGTTCTTGGTGCTATATTTCTTGAGCCATCTTCCCTCACTTTAGCTTCTGAAATATTGATTCCTGAGGATTTTTACCGCGCAGCCCACCAAAAGATCTTTAACGTCATGTTAAAGCTGAATGATGAAGGGAAAGCGGTAGATTTAATTACAGTTACGGAGGAGCTTGGAGCAGCAAAGCTTCTGGAGGACACTGGCGGCGTTAGTTATTTAAGTGAGCTGGCTGGGTCTGTTCCGACAGCTGCGAATATCGAATATTACGCAAAAATTGTTGAGGAAAAATCTTTGCTGCGCAGACTTATCCGTACTGCAACAGGGATTGCTCAAGATGGATATGCTCGTGAGGATGAGGTTGAGGCTCTTTTAGGTGAAGCGGAAAAGAGTATCCTAGAAGTGGCTCAACGTAAAAATGCAGGAGCCTTTCATAATATTAAGGATGTACTTGTTCGCACCTACGATAATATCGAAATCATGCATAACCGCAAGGGCGATATTACCGGAATTCCAACAGGATTTACGGAGCTTGATAAAATGACAGCGGGCTTCCAGCGCAATGATTTGATTATTGTCGGCGCCCGTCCTTCCGTCGGTAAAACAGCCTTTGCCTTAAATATTGCTCAAAATGTTGCCACAAAGACAGGAGAAAATGTCGCGATTTTCAGTCTTGAAATGGGTGCAGAGCAGCTTGTTATGAGGATGCTCTGTGCGGAAGGAAATATTGATGCACAAAGACTCCGGACAGGTTCGCTTACAGACGAAGATTGGGGTAAGCTGACAATGGCGATGGGCAGTCTTTCAAATGCCGGTATTTTTATTGATGATACACCAGGTGTACGGATTACGGAAATCCGTTCGAAATGCCGCCGCTTAAAACAGGAGCATGGTCTGGGTATGATTTTAATCGACTATCTACAGCTAATTCTCGGAAGTGGGCGGTCAGGAGAAAATCGTCAGCAGGAAGTATCGGAAATTTCACGTTCATTAAAACAATTGGCTCGTGAATTACAGATTCCGGTCATTGCTCTTTCTCAGCTTTCCCGTGGAGTGGAGCAGCGTCAGGATAAAAGGCCAATGATGTCAGATATTCGTGAATCGGGAAGTATTGAGCAGGACGCTGATATCGTTGCATTTTTATATCGTGATGATTATTATGACAAAGAATCAGAGAATAAAAATATTATTGAGATCATCATTGCTAAGCAGCGTAATGGTCCTGTTGGTACTGTATCGCTTGCATTCGCTAAAGAATATAATAAATTCGTAAACTTAGAGAGACGGTTTGATGATTCTGCTGTTCCTCCTGGTGCGTAG
- a CDS encoding YybS family protein, which produces MRNVHKLTEGAVLLAAFAVLLLITIYIPFLGIVSNLFLAVPFILFGTKNTRMYAIVFLIASLMISLIVGTVLAIPLTLSFGLTGLVIGQLIKEGKSRTVSFIASTLVFLITLLLQYAVAVVFFNINFIEDIMSMMTEAFNRSKSMLEAFGQNSTGDVMDQFEAALKMLESLTPSLFVLASLFAVILIELVSFPVVKRFGVKVESWKPFREIVFPKSILWYYLVTILASFAIKPEEGSYWFLALVNISFILQLLMVLQGLSFIFYICYKKGMSKGIPIIATVFTFILPIFLYIVRILGIIDLGFDLRKRLEKSE; this is translated from the coding sequence TTGAGAAATGTACATAAGTTAACAGAAGGTGCTGTTTTATTAGCTGCTTTCGCTGTTTTATTGTTAATAACGATCTATATTCCATTTTTAGGAATCGTCAGCAATTTATTTTTAGCCGTTCCTTTTATTTTATTTGGCACAAAAAATACGCGCATGTATGCAATCGTTTTTCTCATTGCTTCTCTCATGATTTCGTTAATCGTGGGAACAGTTCTAGCCATTCCGCTGACCCTTTCCTTTGGATTGACTGGGCTCGTCATAGGGCAATTAATCAAGGAGGGAAAAAGTCGAACCGTCTCGTTTATTGCATCTACTCTTGTTTTCCTCATAACTCTATTATTACAATATGCAGTTGCCGTTGTTTTTTTCAACATAAACTTTATTGAAGACATTATGAGTATGATGACGGAAGCATTCAATCGGTCGAAGAGTATGCTAGAGGCTTTTGGCCAAAATTCAACAGGAGACGTCATGGATCAATTTGAAGCAGCGTTAAAGATGCTTGAGTCACTGACACCAAGCCTGTTTGTATTAGCCTCCTTATTTGCTGTCATATTGATCGAACTAGTTTCATTTCCAGTTGTCAAAAGATTTGGCGTCAAGGTGGAGAGCTGGAAGCCATTCAGAGAGATCGTCTTTCCTAAAAGTATTCTATGGTATTATTTAGTCACTATTTTGGCCTCTTTTGCCATTAAGCCTGAGGAAGGAAGCTATTGGTTTTTAGCGTTAGTCAATATTAGCTTTATCCTTCAGCTTTTGATGGTGCTGCAAGGCTTATCATTTATTTTCTATATTTGTTATAAAAAAGGCATGTCAAAGGGAATTCCTATTATTGCAACAGTCTTCACTTTCATTCTTCCAATTTTTCTTTATATTGTGCGGATATTAGGTATAATTGACTTAGGGTTTGATCTAAGAAAGAGATTAGAAAAGAGTGAGTAA
- a CDS encoding M23 family metallopeptidase: protein MQDSSNNFTKIKNHTYKNFKFALKKIAITSIAIAGITFAAGASAHASTENLTTVYYVYVDDQYIGTVTDKSKIESLIDQKVEEEQSLYQNLNLSLNSEVSFIPEQVFHANSVANNSQVAEEIVKEINVQADATALVIGGKPVAYVENKDKAKEVLDQLKLKYVSEAELKAVEAKKAADTATLPPLKENESRILDVRLSEEVSTFDEKIEPAKIMSVENAVKLLEKGSLEEVKYKVKEGDVLGGIAQAHNLTTKQLLSINPGLTEESTLQIDQELNVTVLKPFVQVIVDKEYFTKEVMPFEKEVEETESMFKGDTKVKQEGKDGVRAATYRISEQNGQVITKKLSKEEVLQQPVKHIVLKGTKVIPSRGDGNFIWPTGGGYISSDVGYRWGRMHKGLDIARPSDRTIKAADNGVVVSAGYDGSFGNKIVIDHQNGYRTIYAHLASISVNPGQVVSKGSKIGVMGSTGNSTGVHLHFELYKNGSLQNPLDYIR from the coding sequence ATGCAAGATTCATCTAATAACTTTACAAAAATAAAAAATCATACATATAAAAATTTTAAATTCGCATTAAAAAAGATTGCAATTACGTCTATTGCTATAGCTGGGATCACATTTGCTGCGGGTGCTTCTGCTCATGCTAGTACCGAAAATCTAACAACTGTCTATTATGTTTATGTAGATGATCAATATATAGGCACCGTTACAGATAAAAGCAAAATTGAAAGCTTAATAGACCAGAAGGTAGAAGAGGAGCAATCTCTTTATCAGAATTTGAATCTATCATTGAATTCAGAAGTGTCTTTCATTCCAGAGCAAGTATTCCATGCTAACTCTGTAGCAAATAATTCACAAGTAGCCGAAGAGATTGTGAAGGAAATTAATGTACAAGCAGATGCTACAGCTCTAGTTATTGGTGGAAAGCCGGTTGCCTATGTTGAAAATAAAGATAAGGCAAAGGAAGTTCTTGATCAGCTTAAATTGAAATATGTTTCAGAGGCTGAATTGAAAGCAGTAGAGGCAAAAAAAGCCGCTGATACGGCTACATTACCACCGTTAAAGGAAAATGAATCTCGTATTTTAGACGTTCGACTGTCTGAAGAAGTTTCAACTTTCGATGAAAAAATTGAACCAGCTAAAATTATGTCTGTTGAAAATGCGGTCAAGCTTCTCGAAAAAGGCTCATTAGAAGAAGTTAAGTATAAAGTAAAAGAAGGGGATGTGCTTGGTGGAATTGCCCAAGCTCATAATCTAACTACGAAACAGCTTCTATCTATTAACCCTGGATTAACAGAGGAATCAACTCTGCAAATTGACCAGGAATTGAATGTGACGGTTTTAAAACCATTTGTTCAAGTTATTGTTGACAAGGAATACTTTACTAAAGAAGTCATGCCATTTGAAAAAGAAGTAGAAGAAACTGAATCTATGTTTAAAGGCGATACAAAAGTAAAGCAAGAAGGGAAAGATGGGGTGCGTGCAGCAACCTATCGCATTTCTGAACAAAATGGACAAGTCATTACGAAGAAATTATCAAAAGAAGAAGTTCTTCAACAGCCAGTTAAACATATTGTTCTAAAAGGGACGAAGGTTATTCCGTCTCGAGGTGATGGCAACTTTATATGGCCAACAGGTGGCGGATATATTTCAAGCGATGTTGGATATCGTTGGGGAAGAATGCATAAAGGACTCGATATTGCAAGGCCGAGTGATCGTACAATTAAAGCAGCTGATAATGGGGTCGTTGTTTCTGCAGGCTATGATGGCAGCTTCGGAAATAAAATTGTCATCGACCATCAAAATGGCTACCGTACCATTTACGCTCATCTTGCATCAATAAGTGTGAATCCAGGCCAGGTCGTATCAAAGGGTTCTAAAATTGGGGTTATGGGATCTACAGGAAATTCAACAGGTGTCCATCTACACTTTGAACTTTATAAAAATGGAAGCCTACAAAATCCATTAGATTATATTCGCTAA
- the rplI gene encoding 50S ribosomal protein L9 encodes MKVIFLKDVKGKGKKGEVKNVADGYAQNFLVKQGLAVEANQANVSTLNAQKKKEEKLAAEELADAKKLKEKMDKITLEFSTKAGEGGRLFGSITSKQIAEELQKAHNIKIDKRKIELPDAIRSLGYTKVPVKLHSEVTSTLNVHVKEAN; translated from the coding sequence ATGAAGGTTATTTTCTTAAAAGATGTTAAAGGAAAAGGAAAAAAAGGCGAAGTGAAAAATGTAGCAGATGGCTATGCACAAAACTTTCTTGTTAAACAGGGCCTAGCCGTAGAAGCAAATCAGGCAAATGTTAGCACATTAAATGCTCAAAAGAAAAAAGAAGAAAAGCTTGCTGCAGAAGAGCTTGCTGATGCGAAGAAACTAAAGGAAAAAATGGATAAAATTACATTAGAATTCTCAACAAAAGCTGGAGAAGGCGGTCGTTTATTCGGTTCTATTACGAGTAAGCAAATTGCGGAGGAGCTCCAAAAGGCTCACAATATAAAAATTGATAAACGAAAAATTGAACTGCCTGATGCAATCCGTTCATTAGGCTATACAAAGGTTCCTGTTAAGCTTCACTCAGAAGTAACATCTACATTAAATGTCCATGTAAAAGAAGCAAACTAA
- a CDS encoding DHH family phosphoesterase: MPSFLEKRSIRYPIFGLIGIIVVLLGVLAYFNWIISIIGVLLAVLPFYFIFKMDYKQKKETEEYISTLSYRVKKVGEEALLEMPIGIMLINDDYYIEWTNPFLTSCFDEDTLVGRSLYDVADLLIPLIKQEVETEIITLHDRKFRVILKLEERLLYFFDVTEQTEIEKLYQEERTVLSIIFLDNYDELTQGMDDQTRSSLNSIVTSILNKWATDNGVFLKRISSERFIAVFNEHILHLLEKGKFSILDDVRETTSKHNVPLTLSIGVGTGVSSLPELGVLAQSSLDLALGRGGDQVAIKQTNGKVKFYGGKTNPVEKRTRVRARVIAHALKELITESDKVIIMGHRNPDMDAIGAAIGIRKIAQMNQREGYVVLNPNDNDTGIQRLMTEIQKNESMYSKFITPAQALEIATNNTLLVIVDTHKPSMVIEEKLIQKIDHVVVIDHHRRAEEFIHNPLLVYMEPYASSTAELVTELLEYQPKFAKVEMLEATALLAGIIVDTKSFSLRTGSRTFDAASYLRALGADTVLVQKFLKEDVDTYIRRAKLIEKVYFYREGIAIAKGQPDQEFNQVLIAQTADTLLTMDGVLASFVISKRSEHSVGVSARSLGDINVQVIMESLNGGGHLTNAATQLTDLSVDEVEMQLQAAIDEYLEGRKKE; encoded by the coding sequence ATGCCTTCATTTTTAGAAAAGCGGTCCATTCGTTATCCAATCTTTGGATTGATAGGCATTATTGTGGTGCTTCTCGGAGTATTGGCGTATTTTAACTGGATTATTAGTATCATTGGGGTTCTTCTAGCTGTTCTGCCCTTTTACTTTATTTTTAAAATGGACTATAAACAGAAAAAGGAGACCGAGGAGTATATATCCACTTTATCTTATCGGGTAAAAAAAGTCGGTGAAGAGGCTCTCTTGGAAATGCCGATTGGAATTATGCTGATTAATGATGATTATTACATCGAATGGACAAATCCATTTTTAACGTCATGTTTTGATGAAGATACGTTAGTAGGAAGATCTCTTTATGATGTGGCCGATTTGCTTATTCCATTAATCAAGCAAGAAGTGGAAACGGAAATCATTACTCTTCATGATCGGAAATTCCGTGTTATTCTAAAGCTTGAAGAGCGCCTGCTTTATTTTTTTGATGTGACAGAACAAACAGAAATTGAAAAGCTGTATCAAGAAGAAAGAACTGTACTATCCATAATCTTTTTAGATAACTATGATGAATTAACGCAAGGAATGGATGACCAGACAAGAAGCAGCCTGAATAGTATTGTGACATCTATTTTGAATAAATGGGCGACAGATAATGGAGTCTTTCTAAAGAGAATATCTTCTGAAAGATTTATTGCTGTCTTTAATGAACATATTCTTCACCTACTTGAGAAAGGGAAATTTTCCATTCTTGATGACGTTAGAGAGACAACATCTAAGCATAATGTTCCATTAACCTTAAGTATTGGAGTCGGTACAGGTGTATCCTCGCTTCCTGAACTCGGTGTTTTGGCACAATCAAGTCTTGATTTAGCCTTAGGGCGTGGTGGGGATCAAGTGGCCATTAAACAGACAAATGGGAAGGTAAAGTTTTACGGAGGAAAAACAAATCCAGTCGAGAAGAGGACACGTGTGCGTGCCCGTGTAATTGCTCATGCTTTAAAAGAGCTAATCACTGAGAGTGATAAGGTTATAATTATGGGTCATCGAAATCCAGATATGGATGCAATTGGAGCGGCCATTGGAATTCGAAAAATTGCTCAAATGAACCAGCGAGAGGGTTATGTTGTCCTTAATCCAAACGATAATGATACGGGCATTCAAAGGCTAATGACAGAAATTCAAAAGAATGAATCGATGTATTCGAAGTTTATTACGCCTGCGCAAGCGTTAGAAATAGCAACAAACAATACGTTATTGGTCATTGTGGATACGCATAAGCCATCTATGGTTATTGAGGAAAAATTAATTCAAAAAATAGATCATGTTGTCGTAATCGATCATCATCGCCGAGCGGAAGAATTTATTCATAATCCATTGCTTGTATATATGGAGCCATATGCCTCTTCAACGGCGGAGCTAGTGACGGAGCTGCTTGAGTACCAACCTAAATTTGCAAAGGTTGAAATGCTTGAAGCGACTGCTCTATTAGCAGGAATAATCGTCGATACAAAGAGCTTCTCATTAAGGACTGGTTCAAGAACCTTTGACGCGGCATCTTACCTACGTGCTCTAGGGGCTGATACAGTACTCGTGCAGAAATTTTTAAAAGAGGATGTAGATACGTACATCAGACGAGCGAAATTAATTGAAAAGGTGTACTTTTATCGTGAGGGTATTGCGATTGCAAAGGGGCAGCCGGATCAGGAATTTAATCAAGTGTTAATCGCACAAACGGCTGATACTTTATTAACAATGGATGGTGTTCTTGCTTCCTTTGTCATTTCGAAACGATCAGAGCATTCTGTTGGCGTTAGCGCCCGATCATTAGGAGATATAAATGTTCAAGTTATTATGGAAAGTCTTAATGGCGGAGGACATTTAACGAATGCAGCCACCCAGCTTACAGATCTTTCAGTGGATGAAGTGGAAATGCAATTACAAGCTGCTATTGACGAATATTTGGAAGGGAGAAAAAAGGAATGA
- a CDS encoding adenylosuccinate synthase: MSSVVVVGTQWGDEGKGKITDFLSENAEVIARYQGGNNAGHTIKFNGETYKLHLIPSGIFYKDKISVIGNGMVVDPKALVKELAYLHDKGVTTDNLRISNRAHVILPYHLKLDEVEEESKGANKIGTTKKGIGPAYMDKAARIGIRIADLLDREVFEEKLARNLEEKNRLFERIYETQGFTKEEFLDEYYEYGQQIKQYVCDTSVVLNDALDEGRRVLFEGAQGVMLDIDQGTYPFVTSSNPVAGGVTIGSGVGPSKIKHVVGVCKAYTTRVGDGPFPTELDNEIGHQIREVGREYGTTTGRPRRVGWFDSVVVRHARRVSGLTDLSLNSVDVLTGIETLKICVAYRYKGEVIEEFPASLKVLAECEPVYEELPGWTEDITGCKSLDELPANARHYIERVSQLTGIPLSIFSVGPDRTQTNVVRSPWRQN, from the coding sequence ATGTCATCAGTAGTTGTAGTTGGAACACAGTGGGGAGACGAAGGGAAAGGAAAAATTACCGATTTCTTATCTGAGAATGCTGAAGTTATTGCACGTTATCAAGGTGGAAATAATGCTGGTCATACGATTAAGTTTAATGGTGAAACTTACAAGCTGCATTTAATTCCATCAGGAATTTTTTACAAAGATAAAATAAGCGTAATTGGAAATGGAATGGTTGTAGACCCGAAAGCTCTAGTTAAGGAACTTGCCTACCTTCACGATAAAGGAGTTACAACTGATAACCTTCGTATTAGCAATCGTGCCCATGTTATCCTACCATATCATTTAAAATTAGATGAGGTTGAAGAAGAAAGCAAAGGCGCGAATAAAATAGGAACGACTAAAAAGGGAATTGGCCCTGCTTATATGGATAAAGCTGCTCGTATCGGAATCCGAATTGCCGATTTATTAGATCGTGAAGTTTTTGAAGAGAAGCTTGCCCGTAATCTTGAAGAAAAGAATCGATTATTCGAGCGCATATATGAAACACAAGGATTTACGAAAGAGGAATTTTTAGACGAATATTATGAGTATGGCCAGCAGATTAAGCAATATGTGTGTGATACATCTGTTGTTCTTAATGATGCTCTTGATGAAGGCCGCAGAGTCCTTTTTGAAGGAGCACAAGGTGTCATGCTTGATATTGACCAAGGTACGTACCCATTCGTTACCTCTTCAAACCCTGTTGCTGGAGGTGTCACAATCGGTTCTGGTGTGGGTCCTTCGAAAATTAAGCATGTTGTCGGAGTATGTAAAGCTTATACAACACGTGTTGGTGATGGCCCATTCCCAACAGAGCTTGATAATGAAATCGGTCATCAAATCCGTGAAGTCGGCCGTGAATATGGTACGACAACAGGTCGTCCGCGCCGTGTTGGCTGGTTCGATAGTGTCGTTGTTCGCCATGCTCGCCGTGTAAGTGGTCTTACAGATTTATCTTTAAACTCAGTCGACGTCTTAACAGGCATTGAAACACTGAAAATCTGTGTCGCTTATCGTTATAAAGGGGAAGTGATTGAAGAATTCCCAGCAAGCTTAAAGGTTTTAGCTGAATGTGAGCCTGTATATGAAGAACTGCCAGGATGGACAGAGGATATTACTGGCTGTAAATCATTAGACGAGCTTCCTGCAAATGCCCGTCATTACATTGAGCGTGTATCTCAATTAACTGGTATTCCGCTTTCAATCTTCTCAGTTGGTCCTGACCGCACACAGACAAACGTAGTGAGAAGCCCTTGGCGTCAAAACTAA
- the yycF gene encoding response regulator YycF: MERKILVVDDEKPIADILQFNLKKEGFEVFCSYDGNDALEKVEEIKPDLILLDIMLPQRDGIEVCREVRKKYDMPIIMLTAKDSEIDKVIGLELGADDYVTKPFSTRELIARIKANLRRHSQITANTAEEEETNEITVGSLIIHPDAYIVSKRGESIELTHREFELLHYLAKHIGQVMTREHLLQTVWGYDYYGDVRTVDVTVRRLREKIEDNPSHPTWIVTRRGVGYYLRNPEQE, translated from the coding sequence ATGGAAAGAAAAATTCTAGTAGTAGATGATGAGAAGCCAATTGCGGATATTTTGCAATTTAACTTGAAAAAAGAAGGCTTTGAAGTGTTCTGTTCGTACGATGGAAATGATGCGCTAGAGAAGGTAGAAGAAATTAAGCCAGATTTGATTCTGCTTGATATAATGCTTCCGCAAAGAGACGGAATTGAGGTTTGCCGTGAAGTAAGGAAAAAATATGATATGCCGATCATTATGCTGACGGCAAAGGATTCAGAGATTGATAAAGTCATTGGGCTAGAGCTTGGTGCCGATGATTATGTGACGAAGCCATTTAGCACGAGAGAGCTCATTGCTCGAATTAAGGCTAATTTAAGGCGACACTCTCAAATTACTGCAAATACAGCTGAGGAGGAGGAAACAAACGAAATTACGGTTGGCTCCTTGATCATTCATCCTGATGCCTATATTGTTTCCAAGCGTGGGGAATCGATTGAGCTGACTCATCGTGAGTTTGAGCTACTCCATTACTTGGCTAAGCATATTGGCCAAGTGATGACACGGGAGCATCTGCTTCAAACTGTATGGGGCTACGATTATTACGGAGATGTTCGTACAGTCGATGTAACGGTCAGACGCCTTCGTGAAAAAATAGAGGATAACCCAAGTCATCCCACATGGATCGTCACGAGAAGGGGAGTTGGGTATTATTTAAGAAATCCTGAACAGGAGTAA
- the walK gene encoding cell wall metabolism sensor histidine kinase WalK: MKKVGFFRSIHLKFVIIYVLLILIAMQIIGVYFVRQLEFTLKDNFKTTIQDRVNLLAYYLEEQMMKVRVPDEDPSLEEDVYKLLRDYYSEDIKEVQVIEADTLKILGTSDPDNQGLVGQRTTDNLVRMTIATAQPVTEDLIDRNTGNRIWVLVTPIKINGEVKGAIYLVAKIENVYDQMKQINNIFISGTAIALAITAILGVLLAQTITRPMSDMRRQALAMAKGNFSRKVKVYGNDEIGQLAMTFNNLTKKLQEAQATTEGERRKLSSVLSHMTDGVIATDRKGRVILINEPAAEMLNVSRETVLSIPIVSLLGLDEDYTFEELLSEPDSVILDFSKPANTLILRANVSVIQKETGFVNGLIAVLHDITEQEKIDMERREFVANVSHELRTPLTTMRSYLEALAEGAWQDDEIAPKFLEVTQTETERMIRLVNDLLQLSKMDSRDYKLNKEWIDIISFYNRIIDRFELSKQQNVTFERKLPTHSAFVEIDGDKLTQVIDNIISNALKYSPEGGKITFRLEEKNDIVVIGVSDQGVGIPKNNINKIFERFYRVDKARTRKLGGTGLGLAIAKEMVEAHGGEIWATSKEGKGTTISFSLPYLRTEEDDWE; the protein is encoded by the coding sequence ATGAAAAAAGTTGGTTTTTTTCGTTCTATTCACCTAAAATTTGTCATTATCTATGTGCTGCTTATTTTAATTGCTATGCAGATTATTGGTGTATACTTTGTTAGGCAATTAGAATTTACGCTTAAAGATAATTTTAAGACAACCATCCAAGATCGGGTGAATTTGCTCGCTTATTATCTAGAGGAACAGATGATGAAGGTGCGAGTGCCAGATGAAGACCCGTCTCTTGAGGAGGACGTATATAAATTACTGAGGGATTATTATTCTGAGGATATTAAGGAAGTTCAAGTAATTGAAGCCGATACGTTAAAAATTCTTGGTACCTCAGACCCTGATAATCAAGGCCTCGTAGGTCAACGAACCACGGATAATTTAGTAAGGATGACGATTGCTACAGCTCAGCCAGTAACGGAGGATTTGATCGACCGTAATACCGGCAATAGAATTTGGGTTCTTGTCACACCCATTAAGATAAATGGGGAAGTGAAGGGTGCGATTTATCTCGTTGCAAAAATTGAAAATGTATATGATCAAATGAAGCAGATTAATAATATTTTCATTTCTGGAACAGCGATAGCCCTTGCCATTACAGCTATTTTAGGTGTTCTACTTGCTCAAACCATTACCCGTCCGATGTCAGATATGAGAAGGCAAGCCCTTGCCATGGCAAAGGGGAATTTCTCACGGAAGGTTAAAGTGTACGGAAATGATGAAATAGGTCAATTAGCGATGACCTTTAATAATTTAACGAAGAAATTGCAGGAGGCACAAGCGACAACGGAAGGGGAGCGGCGCAAGCTGTCATCTGTCCTTTCGCACATGACAGATGGTGTGATTGCAACAGATCGTAAAGGCAGGGTTATTTTGATCAATGAGCCGGCTGCTGAGATGCTGAATGTTTCACGTGAAACAGTATTGTCAATACCGATTGTGTCTCTGCTTGGTCTTGACGAGGATTACACGTTTGAAGAATTGCTCTCTGAACCCGACTCCGTTATTTTAGATTTCAGCAAGCCAGCAAACACGTTAATATTACGGGCAAATGTATCTGTGATTCAAAAAGAAACTGGATTTGTTAATGGACTTATTGCCGTCCTCCATGACATAACTGAGCAGGAAAAAATTGATATGGAGCGTCGAGAATTCGTTGCGAATGTTTCCCATGAGCTAAGAACGCCATTAACAACAATGAGAAGTTATTTAGAGGCACTCGCAGAAGGAGCATGGCAGGATGATGAGATTGCTCCAAAATTTCTTGAAGTTACTCAGACTGAAACCGAGCGGATGATTCGTCTTGTTAATGATCTGCTGCAGCTTTCGAAAATGGATAGTAGGGATTACAAGCTTAATAAAGAATGGATCGATATTATCTCTTTCTATAATCGAATTATTGACCGCTTTGAACTTTCAAAACAACAGAATGTCACATTTGAGCGCAAGCTTCCTACTCATTCAGCATTCGTTGAAATCGATGGAGACAAGCTTACTCAAGTCATTGATAACATTATTTCGAATGCCTTGAAGTACTCCCCAGAAGGCGGCAAAATTACGTTCCGTCTTGAAGAGAAGAATGATATCGTCGTGATCGGTGTTTCTGACCAAGGAGTAGGGATACCGAAAAACAATATTAATAAAATCTTTGAGCGTTTTTACCGAGTGGATAAAGCAAGAACGAGGAAGCTAGGCGGTACTGGTCTTGGGCTTGCCATTGCTAAGGAAATGGTGGAAGCACATGGCGGTGAAATATGGGCAACGAGCAAGGAAGGAAAAGGGACGACCATTTCTTTCAGCCTGCCTTACCTTCGTACTGAAGAGGATGATTGGGAATGA